From the genome of Psychroserpens ponticola, one region includes:
- a CDS encoding penicillin-binding protein 1A: MAKKTVKKKSASTNVVDFSKYVRWFWMTFASGVLLFILMFLLASWGFLGEMPDHTILENPKTHLATEIISSDDKTLGKFYLNDNRTPVDYSELPKHLVDALVATEDIRYYDHSGIDARGTLRAIAKFGEGGGASTISQQLAKQLFTKQVSSNKIQRVFQKVREWVIAIRLERQYTKEEIIAMYFNIYDFGNNADGIRSAARIYFGKEPKELDIKESAMLVGMFKNSSLYNPRSHRNPEGTKNRRNVVFSQMEKYEFITEIQKDSLQKTELDLNYSPESHREGIATYFRAYLDRFMKDWIKNNPKPDGGNYSLYNDGLKIYTTIDSRMQKHAEDAVQRHMPRLQAEFDHQNTPDRNKTAPFLELDESEIKSLMKTSMRRSERWRVLKNKGKTEKEIEASFENPTQMSVFAWKDGKASEIDTIMKPIDSMRYYKSFLHPGMMSMDPQTGHVKAWVGGMNYRHFQYDHVKQGKRQVGSTFKPFVYATAIDQLHLSPCDTLPRQQITIEADKYGNPDPWTTKNSDGRYDGFLTLKDALANSVNTITARLMDKVGPQPVIDMARSLGVESDIPPVPAISLGTPDLSVYEMVAAYSTFANKGVYNKPVMVTRIEDKNGTVLYQFTPESRDVLSDEVAYTTINLMQGVTESGSGARLRRTWGADQGVYKEIITGYPYGFTNPIAGKTGTTQNQSDGWFMGIVPNLVTGVWVGAEDRAAHFKSITYGQGAAMALPIWALYMKDCYADSELNISKGNFEKPQELSIEVDCDKLKDVTSDEKDPADDLKDVLDF; this comes from the coding sequence ATGGCAAAAAAAACAGTAAAAAAGAAATCAGCATCAACTAATGTTGTTGATTTTTCTAAATATGTACGTTGGTTTTGGATGACATTTGCTAGTGGAGTTTTGTTATTCATATTGATGTTCTTGTTAGCGTCTTGGGGTTTTTTAGGCGAAATGCCAGATCATACTATTCTTGAAAATCCTAAAACTCATTTAGCCACTGAAATTATTTCTTCAGATGATAAAACCTTAGGAAAGTTCTATCTTAATGATAATCGTACTCCTGTTGATTACAGTGAATTACCAAAACATTTAGTTGACGCTTTAGTTGCAACAGAAGATATTAGATATTATGATCATTCAGGTATAGATGCCAGAGGAACACTAAGAGCAATCGCTAAATTTGGAGAAGGAGGAGGTGCGAGTACAATTTCACAGCAACTGGCAAAACAATTATTTACTAAGCAAGTTTCTTCAAATAAAATACAACGTGTATTCCAAAAAGTTAGAGAATGGGTGATTGCTATTCGATTGGAACGTCAATACACAAAAGAAGAAATCATTGCGATGTATTTCAATATCTATGATTTTGGAAATAATGCAGATGGAATTAGAAGCGCAGCTCGAATATATTTTGGTAAAGAACCTAAGGAATTAGATATCAAAGAATCGGCAATGTTGGTTGGAATGTTTAAAAACTCGTCTTTGTATAATCCAAGATCTCATCGTAATCCTGAAGGTACAAAAAACAGAAGAAATGTCGTGTTTAGCCAAATGGAAAAATATGAGTTTATTACAGAAATTCAAAAGGATTCACTTCAAAAAACTGAATTAGATTTAAATTATTCACCCGAATCTCATCGAGAAGGAATTGCTACATATTTTAGAGCCTATTTAGATCGTTTTATGAAGGATTGGATTAAAAATAATCCAAAGCCAGATGGAGGAAATTATAGTTTATATAACGACGGACTTAAAATTTACACGACTATAGATTCTAGAATGCAGAAACATGCTGAGGACGCTGTTCAAAGACATATGCCTAGGCTTCAAGCAGAATTTGACCACCAAAACACACCTGATAGAAATAAAACAGCACCTTTTTTAGAACTTGATGAAAGTGAAATAAAAAGCTTGATGAAAACATCGATGAGACGTTCAGAACGTTGGAGGGTTCTAAAAAATAAAGGCAAAACAGAAAAAGAAATAGAAGCTTCATTTGAAAACCCTACGCAAATGTCTGTTTTTGCTTGGAAAGATGGAAAAGCATCAGAAATTGATACCATTATGAAGCCCATCGATTCAATGCGATATTACAAATCATTTTTGCATCCAGGAATGATGTCTATGGATCCACAAACAGGTCATGTTAAGGCCTGGGTTGGAGGAATGAATTATAGACATTTTCAATACGACCATGTTAAGCAAGGAAAACGACAAGTTGGTTCAACCTTTAAGCCATTTGTTTATGCAACTGCTATTGATCAATTACACTTATCTCCTTGTGATACTCTACCAAGACAACAAATAACTATTGAAGCAGATAAATATGGAAACCCAGACCCATGGACAACTAAAAATTCTGATGGTCGTTACGATGGATTTTTAACATTAAAAGATGCACTTGCAAATTCAGTCAATACAATTACTGCTCGATTAATGGATAAGGTTGGTCCGCAACCAGTAATTGATATGGCAAGAAGTTTAGGTGTAGAATCAGATATTCCACCTGTTCCTGCAATTTCATTGGGAACTCCAGATTTAAGCGTTTATGAAATGGTTGCAGCTTATTCGACGTTTGCTAATAAAGGTGTTTATAATAAACCAGTAATGGTGACTCGAATAGAAGATAAAAACGGAACCGTTTTATATCAATTTACTCCAGAAAGTCGTGATGTCTTAAGTGATGAAGTAGCTTACACAACCATTAATTTAATGCAAGGTGTTACAGAGTCTGGCTCTGGAGCTCGACTTCGCCGAACTTGGGGAGCTGATCAAGGTGTTTATAAAGAAATTATAACAGGATATCCTTATGGATTTACAAATCCAATAGCTGGTAAAACTGGAACGACACAAAATCAAAGTGATGGTTGGTTTATGGGAATAGTTCCAAATCTAGTAACTGGTGTTTGGGTTGGTGCAGAAGATAGAGCTGCACATTTTAAAAGTATAACTTATGGTCAAGGAGCAGCTATGGCTCTGCCAATTTGGGCGTTGTATATGAAAGATTGCTATGCTGATTCAGAATTAAATATATCTAAAGGTAATTTTGAAAAACCTCAAGAACTTTCAATAGAAGTCGATTGTGATAAATTAAAAGATGTCACATCTGATGAAAAAGATCCAGCTGATGATTTAAAAGACGTTTTAGATTTTTAA
- a CDS encoding CoA transferase subunit A, translated as MINKKVANVSEALVGVKDNMTFMFGGFGLSGIPENAIAKLVQIGVKGLKCISNNAGVDDFGLGLLLQGKQIDKMTSSYVGENDEFERQMLSGELEVELIPQGTLAERCRAAQAGFPAIYTPAGYGTEVAEGKETREFNGKMYVLEHAFDADFGFIKAWKGDAAGNLIFKGTARNFNPNMCGAAKITVAEVEELVPVGELDPNQIHIPGIFVQRIFKGEHYEKRIEQRTVRQRD; from the coding sequence ATGATTAATAAAAAAGTAGCCAATGTTTCCGAAGCCTTAGTTGGAGTCAAGGATAATATGACCTTTATGTTTGGTGGATTTGGCTTATCAGGAATACCCGAGAATGCAATAGCAAAACTAGTGCAAATCGGAGTTAAAGGACTAAAATGTATTTCTAATAATGCTGGTGTTGATGACTTTGGTTTAGGCCTATTACTACAAGGCAAACAAATAGATAAAATGACGTCATCCTATGTTGGTGAGAATGATGAATTTGAAAGACAAATGCTATCTGGTGAATTAGAAGTTGAATTGATACCACAAGGGACTTTAGCTGAACGTTGTAGAGCAGCTCAAGCCGGTTTTCCAGCAATTTATACACCAGCTGGCTACGGAACTGAAGTTGCTGAAGGAAAAGAAACTAGAGAGTTTAACGGAAAAATGTATGTGTTAGAACATGCGTTTGATGCTGATTTCGGTTTTATAAAAGCTTGGAAAGGTGATGCAGCTGGTAACTTAATTTTTAAAGGAACTGCACGTAATTTTAATCCAAACATGTGTGGTGCTGCAAAGATTACTGTAGCCGAAGTTGAAGAATTAGTGCCAGTTGGAGAATTAGATCCAAATCAAATTCATATACCAGGTATTTTTGTTCAACGTATTTTTAAAGGTGAGCATTATGAGAAAAGAATTGAACAAAGAACTGTAAGACAAAGAGATTAA
- a CDS encoding gliding motility lipoprotein GldH has protein sequence MPKSKYCIVFLVFLIAVSCDSNRVYDEYKSIPDQWNKDSAVSFMVTPPDTINNYNLFVNLRNTNDYKFSNLYLVVELNYPNGKIVKDTLEYRMTAPDGAFLGTGFTDIKENKLWYKGYDEPFVFNESGDYKVKIQHAMRKNGEVYGVLNLEGITDVGFRIERDKTN, from the coding sequence ATGCCAAAAAGTAAATATTGCATTGTTTTTTTAGTATTCTTAATTGCAGTCTCATGCGATTCTAATCGGGTTTATGATGAGTATAAGTCTATACCAGATCAATGGAATAAAGATTCAGCTGTTTCATTTATGGTGACACCACCAGATACAATTAACAACTATAATTTGTTTGTGAATTTGAGAAATACAAACGATTATAAATTTAGTAATTTATATTTGGTTGTAGAATTAAATTATCCAAATGGTAAAATTGTAAAAGATACTTTAGAATATAGAATGACTGCGCCAGATGGAGCTTTTTTAGGTACAGGCTTTACAGATATAAAAGAAAACAAACTTTGGTATAAAGGTTACGACGAACCTTTTGTTTTTAATGAATCTGGAGATTACAAGGTTAAAATACAGCATGCTATGCGTAAAAATGGAGAAGTATATGGTGTATTAAACCTTGAAGGAATTACAGATGTTGGTTTTAGAATAGAGCGAGATAAAACAAATTGA
- a CDS encoding M14 family zinc carboxypeptidase — MKKITLILAAFLMFLLNVNAQNSEKEKAENYLAKQGELTFTFQIENGNDLERLTRDMSLINYDPSTKMVKAWANETQFRRFETSNIPYNVPKNENEVDESVIYDVRPLAYRSAAATLTFPVNSYPTYAEYAQQMQDFEDDYPALVEKSSIGFTGQGDKELLFVKISDNVSMDEKEPKLMLTSSMHGDEIAGYPMMLSLIDYILTVYSNTGHADHARVKNLVENTELWINPSANPDGTYHNSATNTSVVNSRRGNGNNIDLNRNYPDNVAGPHDDGNAYQTETIAFMNFADAHDFVLSSNFHGGTELVNYPFDNAYSAQHVHADNDWFEHIGVEYATHCQTDANAGGSSAPTYTNKASYMTDDDDWDENAGNQAWHNDYAQSPGVTHGAEWYRVYGGRQDYMNFYQQCREITIELSDVKILPESSLVDYWYYNRDALLDFLTQGTYGFRGEVVDVNTTNPIEDVKVTIVSHDAYGSEVYTDTGGDYYRPIKAGTYDLLFEAPCYQPITVTAQTITDGNTVVLSDVQLAPLASVPTGLGTTNVSTTSATLNWDVISGMTYGLRYREVGTPSWTTTTVAVATFQLTGLTALTQYEFQVRSDCGSFNSAYSSSELFTTTGVVACAGTLISSYPYLETFDSGLGDWIQNSGDDGDWSLDANGTQSTGTGPSDDITGSGNYLYTEASTSGLDANATVLLTSPCYDLTSLPDGYFSFYYHMLGDNVGTLNLEVTSDNGDNWVNIFTESGSLGDVWNFENIDLSGYYGQVVKFRFTGITGDGWSSDIAIDHIGLGGPIPDTEVPVITLNGASTIDLNVGSTYVELGATATDNVDGDLTSSIIIGGDTVNPNVIGVYVVTYNVSDAASNAAVEVTRTVNIVQGIYCDSSGTTQYETGVTRVLFGTIDNSDGSPKDIGYEDFTNISTDVTQGTNVDLTVQVDTDGDYTVHAFVWIDWNQNSDFDDPGEEYDLGDITDVEDGALPTLVITIPESFNFGNTRMRVSAQYDANPTSCLENFDGEVEDYTVNVKYDGLLYSGGTWDPSAPDGTTTSDNVLILDGIYDVNSADISINDLIVNSSATITIDKAFNATIAGNIDVMNNGEFILNSDSNEFSSLIVDGTVTGDVKYNRHVTSNAGGNDLISPPVSGESFTSFISNNSNIFANSGQTLYLFGPFEKPLNDYGLFSSAETTTLDVAKGYRAASTDDGTFTFKGVVTTGSLNVPIIKTGTDFAKWNLVGNPYTSYIKLADFLTANLNELDPNTVAVYGYDADLTYGTEWTIWNMAYSDNNPGSLIAPGQGFFVSSKDGGSNVIFNPSMQTIGTSDDFIIGRNTNLAHFVITMSKPGRAYNTDIYFKDNTTLGLNIGYDAELFTEEPSSFSIYSELTEDGQDLNMAIQTIGFNDVNGSTVIPVGINLLQGEQVTISMETSEMNYDVYFEDIFTNTTILLNTSDYNLTANTDLLGTGRFYIRFEPETLSVVDSDLNDIQIYNNSDLKQIIVNGQLTKDTSFVLYDIQGREIIRTNLDTTNIVNTIDASNCSNGVYVVQLTNKLGTISKKLIIK, encoded by the coding sequence ATGAAAAAAATCACGCTAATTTTAGCCGCTTTTTTGATGTTTTTACTAAATGTGAACGCACAAAATTCAGAAAAAGAAAAAGCCGAAAATTATCTAGCTAAACAAGGTGAACTTACCTTTACATTTCAAATAGAAAATGGTAATGATTTAGAAAGATTAACTAGAGATATGTCTCTTATTAATTACGATCCTAGTACTAAAATGGTTAAAGCTTGGGCAAATGAAACCCAGTTTCGAAGATTTGAAACGAGTAATATCCCTTACAATGTACCAAAAAACGAAAATGAAGTTGATGAATCTGTTATATATGATGTAAGACCTTTAGCTTATAGATCAGCGGCAGCCACACTTACATTTCCTGTAAACTCTTACCCAACTTATGCTGAATATGCACAACAAATGCAAGATTTTGAAGATGATTATCCTGCTTTAGTAGAAAAAAGTAGTATTGGATTTACTGGACAAGGAGATAAAGAATTATTATTCGTGAAAATTTCTGATAATGTGTCTATGGATGAGAAAGAACCTAAACTCATGCTAACATCTTCGATGCATGGTGATGAAATTGCAGGCTATCCAATGATGTTATCGTTAATAGATTATATTCTTACAGTTTATAGTAATACAGGACATGCTGATCATGCTAGAGTTAAAAATTTAGTTGAAAACACAGAACTTTGGATTAATCCAAGCGCGAATCCAGATGGTACTTATCATAATAGTGCTACAAATACTTCGGTAGTAAATTCAAGACGAGGAAATGGGAATAATATAGATTTAAATAGAAATTATCCAGATAATGTTGCAGGACCTCATGACGATGGAAATGCATATCAAACTGAAACAATAGCATTTATGAATTTTGCAGATGCGCATGATTTTGTGTTATCTTCAAATTTTCATGGAGGTACAGAATTAGTTAATTACCCCTTTGATAATGCGTATTCAGCTCAACACGTTCATGCAGACAATGATTGGTTTGAGCATATTGGTGTAGAATATGCTACACATTGCCAAACTGATGCAAATGCTGGCGGAAGTTCTGCGCCTACTTACACTAATAAAGCTTCATATATGACAGATGATGATGATTGGGATGAGAACGCTGGAAATCAAGCTTGGCATAATGATTATGCTCAAAGCCCTGGTGTAACTCATGGTGCTGAATGGTATCGTGTTTATGGTGGACGTCAAGATTATATGAATTTTTATCAACAATGCAGAGAAATCACTATAGAATTATCTGATGTAAAAATTTTACCTGAAAGCTCATTAGTCGATTATTGGTATTATAATAGAGATGCATTATTAGACTTTCTAACACAAGGAACTTATGGTTTTAGGGGAGAAGTTGTAGATGTAAACACAACTAATCCAATAGAAGATGTAAAAGTGACTATCGTTAGTCATGATGCTTATGGCTCTGAAGTATATACAGATACAGGCGGAGATTACTATCGACCAATTAAAGCAGGCACATATGATTTATTATTTGAAGCACCATGTTACCAACCTATAACGGTTACTGCTCAAACCATAACAGATGGTAATACAGTAGTTTTATCAGACGTACAATTAGCACCTTTAGCGTCTGTGCCAACAGGACTTGGAACCACGAACGTTAGTACAACTTCAGCAACTTTAAATTGGGATGTAATATCTGGAATGACATACGGTTTACGATATAGAGAAGTTGGAACGCCTTCTTGGACAACAACTACAGTTGCAGTTGCGACTTTTCAATTAACAGGTTTAACAGCATTAACGCAATACGAATTTCAAGTAAGGAGCGATTGTGGAAGCTTTAATTCTGCTTATAGTAGTTCTGAGTTATTTACAACCACAGGCGTGGTTGCATGTGCTGGGACATTGATATCGTCTTATCCATATTTAGAAACGTTTGATTCTGGACTCGGAGATTGGATACAAAATTCAGGTGATGATGGTGATTGGTCTTTAGATGCAAATGGAACTCAATCAACAGGGACAGGTCCTTCAGATGACATTACTGGTAGTGGCAATTATTTATATACTGAAGCATCAACTTCTGGTTTAGATGCTAATGCCACTGTACTTTTAACAAGTCCATGTTATGATCTTACAAGTTTACCTGATGGTTATTTTTCTTTTTACTATCACATGTTAGGTGATAATGTAGGAACATTAAATTTAGAAGTTACATCAGATAATGGAGACAATTGGGTAAATATATTTACTGAATCAGGTAGTCTTGGTGATGTTTGGAATTTTGAAAATATCGATTTAAGTGGTTACTATGGACAAGTTGTGAAATTTAGATTTACAGGTATAACAGGTGATGGTTGGAGTAGTGATATTGCTATTGACCATATTGGACTAGGCGGTCCAATACCAGATACAGAAGTTCCAGTAATCACATTGAATGGCGCATCTACAATCGATTTAAATGTAGGATCAACATATGTCGAATTAGGCGCAACGGCAACAGATAATGTTGATGGCGACCTTACGTCAAGTATTATAATAGGAGGAGATACTGTTAACCCAAATGTTATAGGTGTTTATGTAGTAACCTACAATGTAAGTGATGCAGCAAGTAATGCAGCTGTAGAGGTTACCCGAACAGTCAATATAGTTCAAGGCATCTATTGTGATTCTTCAGGAACGACACAGTATGAAACTGGAGTGACACGCGTGCTCTTTGGAACAATAGATAATAGTGATGGTTCTCCAAAAGATATAGGTTATGAAGACTTTACAAATATAAGTACAGATGTTACACAAGGGACAAATGTAGACCTCACTGTTCAGGTAGATACAGATGGAGACTATACGGTTCATGCTTTTGTATGGATTGATTGGAATCAAAATTCAGATTTTGATGACCCAGGAGAAGAATATGATTTAGGAGATATAACTGATGTCGAAGATGGAGCCTTACCTACCTTAGTGATTACCATTCCTGAAAGTTTTAATTTCGGTAATACAAGAATGAGGGTTTCTGCTCAGTACGATGCTAATCCAACATCTTGTCTAGAAAATTTTGATGGTGAGGTTGAAGATTATACAGTTAATGTCAAATATGATGGATTATTGTATTCTGGAGGTACTTGGGATCCAAGCGCACCAGATGGGACAACAACATCAGATAATGTACTCATATTAGATGGCATCTATGATGTTAATAGCGCAGATATTAGTATAAATGACTTAATAGTTAATTCAAGTGCAACCATTACAATTGATAAAGCCTTTAATGCAACAATTGCAGGAAACATAGATGTTATGAATAACGGCGAATTCATTTTAAATTCAGATTCGAATGAGTTTTCAAGTTTAATTGTAGATGGTACTGTTACAGGAGATGTAAAGTACAATCGTCATGTGACATCAAATGCAGGAGGAAATGATTTAATATCTCCACCAGTCAGTGGAGAATCGTTTACAAGCTTTATTTCTAATAACTCGAATATATTTGCAAACTCAGGACAAACATTGTATTTATTTGGACCTTTCGAAAAGCCTCTGAATGATTATGGACTTTTCTCAAGTGCTGAAACAACAACTTTAGATGTCGCTAAGGGGTATCGCGCTGCATCTACTGATGATGGTACATTTACATTTAAGGGTGTTGTGACCACAGGATCATTAAATGTACCTATTATAAAAACAGGAACAGATTTTGCAAAGTGGAATCTAGTAGGTAATCCATATACATCTTATATAAAATTAGCAGATTTTTTAACAGCTAATCTAAACGAGCTAGATCCTAATACTGTTGCAGTATATGGCTATGATGCTGATTTAACTTATGGAACCGAATGGACGATCTGGAATATGGCGTATTCAGATAACAATCCTGGGAGTTTAATTGCACCAGGTCAAGGATTCTTTGTGTCTTCAAAAGATGGAGGCTCTAATGTTATATTTAACCCCTCAATGCAAACTATTGGAACGTCAGATGATTTTATAATAGGAAGAAATACGAATCTTGCTCATTTTGTAATTACTATGAGTAAACCAGGTAGAGCCTATAATACAGATATTTACTTTAAGGACAATACTACTTTAGGTTTAAACATTGGTTATGATGCAGAATTATTTACTGAAGAGCCTTCGTCTTTTTCGATTTACTCTGAACTCACTGAAGATGGTCAAGACTTAAACATGGCAATTCAAACTATTGGATTCAATGATGTAAATGGAAGTACTGTTATTCCTGTAGGGATTAATCTTTTACAAGGGGAACAAGTGACGATAAGTATGGAAACTTCTGAAATGAATTATGACGTTTATTTTGAAGACATATTTACAAACACAACAATACTTTTAAACACGTCTGATTATAACTTAACAGCAAACACAGATTTATTAGGAACAGGGCGTTTTTATATCAGATTTGAACCCGAAACGTTATCTGTTGTTGATTCTGACCTTAATGATATACAAATTTACAACAACTCTGATTTAAAACAGATTATTGTAAATGGTCAATTAACAAAAGATACATCGTTTGTATTATACGATATTCAAGGAAGAGAAATTATAAGAACCAATCTAGATACTACTAATATAGTAAATACAATAGATGCTTCAAACTGTTCAAATGGTGTTTATGTAGTTCAGCTCACAAATAAATTAGGTACAATAAGTAAAAAGCTTATAATTAAATAA
- a CDS encoding 3-oxoacid CoA-transferase subunit B, with protein sequence MLDKNGIAKRIAKEVQNGYYVNLGIGIPTLVANYVREDIEVEFQSENGVLGMGPFPFEGEEDADIINAGKQTITTMPGASFFDSALSFSMIRGKHVDLTILGAMEVSENGDIANWKIPGKMVKGMGGAMDLVASAENIIVAMMHTNRAGQSKLLKACSLPLTGVGCVKKVVTNLAVMEVTGKGFKLLERAPGVSVDDIKNATEGTLIIEGDIPEM encoded by the coding sequence ATGTTGGATAAAAACGGAATCGCAAAGCGTATAGCAAAAGAAGTCCAAAATGGCTATTATGTTAACTTAGGTATAGGTATACCAACTTTGGTGGCTAATTATGTGAGAGAAGATATTGAAGTAGAGTTTCAAAGTGAAAATGGCGTATTAGGAATGGGACCTTTTCCTTTTGAAGGCGAAGAGGATGCAGATATTATTAATGCAGGAAAGCAAACCATTACTACAATGCCTGGAGCAAGTTTTTTTGATTCAGCTTTAAGTTTTTCTATGATACGAGGAAAGCATGTTGACTTAACAATATTGGGCGCTATGGAAGTCTCAGAAAATGGAGATATTGCGAATTGGAAAATCCCAGGAAAAATGGTTAAAGGCATGGGAGGAGCAATGGATCTAGTCGCAAGTGCAGAAAATATTATTGTAGCGATGATGCATACCAATAGAGCTGGACAATCTAAATTATTAAAAGCATGTTCTTTACCCTTAACAGGTGTAGGATGTGTGAAAAAAGTGGTTACTAATTTAGCTGTTATGGAAGTTACAGGTAAAGGATTTAAACTTTTAGAACGAGCTCCAGGAGTTTCAGTTGACGATATTAAAAATGCAACTGAAGGAACCTTAATAATTGAAGGCGATATTCCTGAAATGTAA
- a CDS encoding ABC transporter ATP-binding protein: MPKTILLEVNNLSISFFNKKKETEIIHDITYQLNTNEILGIVGESGSGKSVSSLAVLGLLPKKISKITNGTINFSDQDLTTLSTKEFQKIRGNDIAMIFQEPMSSLNPSMTCGKQVIEILLQHTKLSKPEAKTETILLFEKVKLPLPDRIYKAYPHEISGGQKQRVMIAMAIACKPKLLIADEPTTALDVTVQKDIIELLKQLQTEENMSVLFISHDLALVSEIADRVLVMYQGTIVEQGNVSDIFHKPQHTYTKALLSSKPSIEIRLKRLPTIKDFMNGNSVSEAISLSQRKAAHKILYNSQPLLEVINLEKEYISKSGWFGKTESFKAVNQVSFKLYKGETLGLVGESGCGKSTLANAILLLDKSTAGQILYDGIDITKLNTNQVRHLRKDIQIIFQDPYASLNPRVPVGKAIMEPMRVHGIGTSDSDRKEKVLDLLLKVGLDDSYFNRYPHEFSGGQRQRIGIARAIAVKPKLIICDESVSALDISVQAQVLNLLNDLKDNFGFTYIFISHDLAVVKYMSDQLIVMNKGQIEEMDDADIIYDSPKKEYTKKLIHAIPKGL; the protein is encoded by the coding sequence ATGCCAAAAACCATCTTACTGGAAGTAAATAATCTTTCAATCTCATTTTTCAATAAAAAAAAAGAGACTGAAATCATTCATGATATTACATATCAATTAAATACCAATGAAATTCTTGGTATTGTAGGCGAATCCGGTTCTGGTAAATCGGTATCATCATTAGCTGTTTTAGGATTACTTCCAAAGAAAATTTCAAAAATCACAAACGGAACCATTAATTTTAGCGACCAAGATTTAACGACATTATCTACAAAAGAATTTCAAAAGATTAGAGGAAATGATATTGCAATGATTTTCCAAGAACCAATGAGTTCTTTAAACCCATCAATGACATGTGGAAAACAGGTTATTGAGATTCTACTTCAGCATACCAAATTATCGAAACCTGAAGCTAAAACTGAAACCATATTGCTTTTTGAAAAAGTAAAACTGCCATTGCCTGATCGTATCTACAAGGCCTATCCTCATGAAATTTCTGGTGGACAAAAACAACGGGTAATGATTGCCATGGCTATAGCATGTAAACCAAAGCTTTTAATTGCTGATGAACCAACAACAGCATTAGATGTAACTGTTCAAAAAGATATTATTGAACTTTTAAAACAATTACAAACAGAAGAAAACATGAGTGTTTTATTTATTTCTCATGATTTAGCTTTGGTTTCTGAAATTGCAGATCGTGTTTTAGTCATGTATCAAGGTACGATCGTTGAACAAGGAAACGTATCAGATATATTTCATAAACCTCAACACACTTATACAAAAGCGTTACTAAGCTCAAAACCTTCAATAGAAATTCGTTTAAAACGCTTGCCAACTATAAAAGATTTTATGAATGGTAATTCTGTTTCTGAAGCAATTAGTTTATCACAACGTAAAGCTGCTCATAAAATATTATACAATTCACAACCATTATTAGAGGTCATAAATCTTGAAAAAGAATACATCTCAAAATCAGGTTGGTTTGGTAAAACAGAGTCTTTTAAAGCAGTAAACCAAGTGAGTTTCAAGCTTTACAAAGGTGAAACATTAGGATTAGTTGGTGAATCTGGATGTGGAAAATCTACCTTAGCAAATGCAATTCTATTACTAGATAAATCAACAGCTGGACAAATACTATATGATGGAATTGATATTACGAAACTAAATACAAATCAAGTACGCCATCTTAGAAAAGATATTCAAATTATATTTCAGGATCCTTATGCTTCATTAAACCCTAGAGTTCCAGTAGGAAAAGCCATTATGGAACCAATGAGAGTTCATGGTATAGGAACATCAGATTCTGATAGAAAAGAAAAAGTATTAGACTTATTATTAAAAGTAGGTTTAGATGATAGTTATTTTAATCGGTATCCACATGAATTTTCTGGTGGTCAACGCCAAAGAATAGGAATTGCAAGAGCCATTGCAGTAAAACCTAAACTAATTATTTGTGATGAGTCGGTTTCTGCTTTAGATATTTCTGTTCAAGCTCAAGTATTAAATTTACTTAATGACCTTAAAGATAATTTCGGATTTACATACATATTCATCTCACACGATCTTGCTGTGGTGAAATATATGTCTGATCAACTAATAGTTATGAATAAAGGTCAAATTGAAGAAATGGATGATGCAGACATCATCTACGACAGTCCAAAAAAAGAATACACCAAAAAACTTATTCATGCTATTCCAAAAGGATTATAG